Proteins encoded in a region of the Mustelus asterias chromosome X, sMusAst1.hap1.1, whole genome shotgun sequence genome:
- the LOC144481876 gene encoding tetraspanin-31-like, producing MVCGGFTCSKNALIALNVVYILVGLLLIGVAAWGKSYGIVSSINVIGGVIAVGVFLLLIAVVGLIGAVNHHQVMLFFYMVILFLVFVIQFGVSCSCLALNRSQQEHLLKLTWNRMSDPTRQDLELQLNCCGFMNDTENATIYATDYSLCKASCKTTGCKSCGNVMLTHSGQALRILGGVGLFFSFTEILGVWLAVRFRNQKDPRANPSAFL from the exons ATGGTGTGCGGCGGATTCACCTGTTCCAAGAATGCTCTCATCGCTTTAAATGTGGTGTACATA CTGGTTGGGCTGTTACTTATTGGAGTAGCAGCATGGGGCAAAAGTTACGGCATTGTTTCCAGTATAAACGTCATTGGTGGAGTCATTGCTGTGGGTGTCTTCCTGCTTCTTATTGCTGTTGTTGGACTTATTGGAGCAGTCAATCACCATCAGGTCATGCTGTTCTTT TACATGGTTATTTTATTCTTGGTCTTTGTGATTCAGTTTGGAGTCTCCTGCTCGTGTCTAGCTCTGAACCGCAGTCAACAG GAGCATCTGCTAAAGTTGACCTGGAACAGAATGTCAGATCCAACCAGACAAGATCTGGAACTCCAGCTGAATTGCTGTGGATTTATGAATGATACAGAGAATGCTACCATCTATGCAACTGATTATTCATTGTGTAAAGCT TCCTGCAAAACAACTGGTTGTAAAAGCTGTGGCAATGTCATGCTAACGCATTCTGGGCAGGCTCTGAGGATCCTGGGTGGAGTCGGACTTTTCTTCAGCTTTACTGAG ATCCTTGGAGTTTGGCTAGCTGTGAGATTTAGGAACCAGAAGGACCCTCGAGCAAACCCTAGTGCCTTTTTGTAG